From Vibrio splendidus, a single genomic window includes:
- a CDS encoding cation:proton antiporter produces MSVYYTLCFLSAAAMLIAFVNTKIGKMQTTIAITAGSMMLSLLIIIAGQNNWFQLADIASETVASINFEDFLLKGILGFLLFAGGLGIKLPNLKDQKWEITVLALGATLFSTFFIGFVLYGFCQFIGIQFDLIYCLLFGSLISPTDPIAVLAIVKKLDAPRRISTQIEGESLFNDGFGLVIFVTLFTIAFGTEAPTVGSVTMLFVQEAIGGIVYGFVLGLIFHYLISNTDDHSMELLLTIGIPTAGYAFAEVLHVSGPLAMVVSGIMIGNWTRFIGFSKESEDHLDHFWELIDEFLNGVLFLLIGMSMLLFKFHQEDWILMAFAVPLVLSARYLSVFLSYIGFKRFRTYNPWSIKILTWGGLRGGLALAMALSIPSGIWVIEDKAIDVKEIILVMTYAVVVFSILVQGSTITPMIEKAKQAEKELD; encoded by the coding sequence ATGTCGGTCTATTACACCTTATGCTTCTTGTCCGCAGCTGCCATGCTTATTGCTTTCGTGAATACCAAAATTGGTAAAATGCAGACAACCATCGCCATTACAGCTGGCTCAATGATGTTATCTCTATTAATTATCATTGCGGGACAAAACAATTGGTTCCAATTGGCTGACATCGCCTCAGAAACCGTTGCCAGTATCAACTTTGAAGATTTCCTCCTGAAAGGAATACTGGGATTCTTACTCTTTGCAGGTGGTTTAGGGATTAAATTACCTAATCTAAAAGATCAGAAATGGGAAATAACTGTACTCGCTCTTGGCGCTACACTGTTTTCGACATTCTTTATTGGCTTTGTACTGTATGGGTTCTGTCAGTTTATCGGTATTCAATTTGACCTAATTTATTGCTTACTTTTTGGCTCTCTAATATCTCCAACCGATCCAATTGCTGTATTAGCAATAGTGAAAAAGCTCGATGCTCCCAGACGAATCTCTACTCAAATCGAGGGAGAATCTCTATTCAACGATGGTTTTGGCCTAGTGATCTTCGTTACCCTATTTACCATTGCGTTCGGTACAGAAGCACCGACTGTGGGTAGCGTGACCATGTTATTCGTCCAAGAGGCTATCGGTGGTATCGTCTATGGCTTTGTTCTAGGTTTAATATTCCATTACCTAATCAGCAACACCGATGACCACTCGATGGAGTTGCTATTAACCATAGGTATTCCTACAGCTGGTTATGCCTTTGCTGAAGTCCTACATGTATCAGGACCGTTAGCAATGGTGGTATCAGGTATCATGATTGGTAACTGGACGCGCTTTATTGGATTCTCGAAAGAGAGTGAGGATCACCTAGACCACTTCTGGGAATTGATAGATGAATTCTTAAATGGCGTATTGTTCTTATTGATCGGTATGTCGATGTTGCTATTCAAATTCCACCAAGAAGACTGGATCTTAATGGCGTTCGCAGTACCTCTAGTACTAAGCGCACGCTACCTAAGTGTTTTCTTGTCTTATATCGGATTCAAACGCTTTAGAACTTACAACCCTTGGTCAATCAAGATCTTAACTTGGGGTGGTTTGCGTGGTGGACTAGCTCTAGCTATGGCACTTTCAATCCCTTCAGGTATCTGGGTGATTGAAGACAAGGCAATAGATGTTAAAGAGATAATCCTCGTCATGACATACGCTGTTGTTGTGTTCTCAATCTTAGTCCAAGGTTCAACAATTACTCCAATGATAGAGAAAGCGAAACAAGCTGAGAAGGAATTGGATTAA
- the metH gene encoding methionine synthase, with product MGSNVRQKIDALLKQRILLIDGGMGTMIQDYKLEEQDYRGERFADWHSDLKGNNDLLVLTQPKLIKDIHMEYLEAGADILETNTFNSTTIAMADYDMESLSEEINFTAAKLAREAADEWTAKTPEKPRFVAGVLGPTNRTCSISPDVNDPGYRNVSFDELVEAYSESTRALIKGGSDLILIETIFDTLNAKACSFAVESVFEEVGITLPVMISGTITDASGRTLSGQTTEAFYNALRHVKPISFGLNCALGPDELREYVGEMSRISECNVSAHPNAGLPNAFGEYDLSPEDMAEHVKEWAESGFLNLIGGCCGTTPEHIRHMAEAVEGVTPRQLPDLPVSCRLSGLEPLTIAKESLFVNVGERTNVTGSARFKRLIKEELYDEALSVAREQVENGAQIIDINMDEGMLDAEACMVKFLNLCASEPEISKVPVMVDSSKWEVIEAGLKCIQGKGIVNSISLKEGKEKFVEQAKLVRRYGAAVIVMAFDELGQADTRERKVEICTNAYNILVDEVGFPPEDIIFDPNIFAVATGIDEHNNYAVDFIEAVGDIKRDLPHAMISGGVSNVSFSFRGNNYVREAIHAVFLYHCFKNGMDMGIVNAGQLEIYDNVPEDLREAVEDVVLNRRDDSTERLLDIATEYLERAVGKVEDKSALEWRTWPVEKRLEHSLVKGITDFIVEDTEEARVNASRPIEVIEGPLMDGMNVVGDLFGEGKMFLPQVVKSARVMKQAVAHLEPFINATKDVGATNGKILLATVKGDVHDIGKNIVGVVLQCNNYEIIDLGVMVSCEKILKVAKEENVDIIGLSGLITPSLDEMVHVAKEMERQGFKLPLLIGGATTSKAHTAVKIEQNYSEPVVYVNNASRAVGVCTSLLSNELKPAFVEKLDIDYDRVRDQHNRKKPRTKPVSLERARANKVAIDWNAYTPPAPAKPGVHIFKDFDVATLRQYIDWTPFFMTWSLVGKYPAIFDHEEVGEEAKRLFKDANDLLDRVEREKLLEARGMCAMFPANSVGDDIEVYTDESRTEVLKVLHNLRQQTEKPKGFNYCLSDYIAPKDSGKADWIGGFAVTGGIGERELADEYKAKGDDYNAIMIQAVADRLAEAFAEYLHKEVRKDIWGYSPDENLSNDDLIREKYQGIRPAPGYPACPEHTEKGTLWELMDVEKAIDMSLTTSYAMWPGASVSGMYFSHPDSRYFAIAQIQQDQVDSYADRKGWDMLEAEKWLGPNIN from the coding sequence GTGGGAAGTAATGTAAGGCAAAAGATTGACGCTCTGTTGAAGCAACGAATTTTACTGATTGATGGTGGCATGGGTACCATGATTCAGGATTATAAATTGGAAGAGCAAGACTATCGTGGTGAGCGCTTTGCTGATTGGCATAGTGATTTAAAAGGTAACAACGACCTTTTGGTACTTACACAACCTAAGCTTATCAAAGATATCCATATGGAATATTTGGAAGCCGGTGCTGATATCCTCGAGACCAATACCTTTAACTCTACAACCATCGCTATGGCCGACTACGATATGGAAAGCCTTAGCGAAGAAATTAACTTTACAGCTGCAAAATTAGCTCGTGAAGCGGCAGATGAATGGACGGCAAAGACCCCAGAAAAACCTCGTTTCGTAGCGGGTGTGTTAGGTCCAACTAACCGAACTTGTTCTATCTCTCCAGACGTTAATGATCCGGGCTATCGTAATGTTAGCTTTGATGAGCTTGTTGAAGCTTACTCCGAATCGACACGAGCACTTATCAAAGGCGGCTCGGATCTTATTCTTATCGAGACTATCTTCGACACGTTAAATGCAAAAGCATGTTCTTTTGCGGTTGAATCTGTTTTTGAAGAGGTAGGCATCACGCTTCCTGTGATGATCTCCGGTACCATTACTGACGCATCAGGTCGTACGCTTTCAGGGCAAACAACAGAAGCTTTCTACAACGCCCTTCGTCATGTTAAACCTATCTCATTTGGATTGAACTGTGCATTAGGCCCTGACGAACTGCGAGAGTACGTTGGTGAGATGTCTCGTATCTCAGAATGTAACGTTTCCGCTCACCCTAACGCGGGTTTACCTAATGCATTTGGTGAGTATGACCTTTCTCCTGAAGATATGGCTGAACACGTTAAGGAATGGGCCGAGAGTGGCTTCTTGAATCTAATTGGTGGTTGTTGTGGTACAACGCCAGAACATATACGTCACATGGCTGAGGCCGTTGAAGGCGTAACTCCACGTCAATTACCTGATTTGCCTGTGTCTTGCCGTTTATCTGGCTTAGAACCATTAACGATTGCCAAAGAGTCTCTATTTGTAAACGTCGGTGAGCGTACTAACGTTACCGGCTCTGCTCGATTTAAGCGATTGATAAAAGAAGAGCTTTACGACGAAGCCTTGAGTGTTGCTCGAGAGCAAGTTGAGAATGGCGCTCAGATCATCGATATCAACATGGATGAAGGGATGCTAGACGCTGAGGCGTGTATGGTTAAATTCCTTAATCTATGTGCGTCTGAGCCAGAGATCTCGAAAGTACCAGTTATGGTCGATTCTTCAAAATGGGAAGTTATCGAAGCGGGCCTGAAATGTATTCAGGGTAAAGGCATCGTTAACTCTATCTCATTGAAGGAAGGGAAAGAAAAGTTTGTCGAGCAAGCTAAACTGGTTCGTCGTTATGGCGCAGCAGTCATTGTGATGGCGTTCGATGAATTAGGGCAGGCTGATACCCGAGAGCGTAAAGTCGAGATTTGTACCAATGCCTACAATATTCTTGTTGATGAAGTCGGTTTCCCGCCAGAAGATATTATTTTTGACCCAAACATTTTCGCAGTGGCTACTGGTATTGATGAGCATAACAACTATGCGGTCGACTTCATTGAAGCAGTAGGGGATATCAAACGCGATCTTCCGCATGCGATGATCTCGGGTGGTGTGTCGAATGTTTCATTCTCTTTCCGCGGTAATAACTACGTTCGTGAGGCTATTCACGCGGTCTTCCTATATCACTGTTTTAAAAACGGTATGGATATGGGCATTGTAAATGCGGGGCAATTAGAGATTTACGATAATGTGCCTGAGGATTTACGTGAAGCCGTTGAAGATGTGGTTCTAAACCGTCGAGACGATTCAACAGAACGCTTGCTCGATATTGCGACTGAGTATCTAGAGCGTGCAGTGGGAAAAGTTGAAGATAAATCGGCTTTAGAGTGGCGTACTTGGCCAGTAGAAAAGCGCTTAGAACACTCTTTAGTGAAAGGTATTACCGACTTTATTGTTGAAGATACCGAAGAAGCTCGTGTTAATGCTTCTCGCCCTATCGAGGTAATTGAAGGTCCATTAATGGATGGCATGAACGTAGTTGGTGACCTCTTCGGTGAAGGCAAGATGTTCCTTCCTCAAGTGGTGAAATCTGCCCGTGTTATGAAGCAAGCGGTAGCCCATCTAGAACCATTTATTAATGCAACCAAAGACGTTGGTGCGACTAACGGAAAAATCTTACTGGCGACCGTAAAAGGCGATGTTCACGATATTGGTAAAAACATTGTGGGCGTTGTCTTGCAGTGTAATAACTATGAAATTATCGATCTGGGCGTGATGGTTTCATGTGAAAAAATCCTTAAGGTCGCTAAAGAAGAGAATGTCGATATCATTGGTCTTTCGGGTTTGATCACTCCTTCATTGGATGAGATGGTTCATGTGGCTAAAGAGATGGAGAGACAAGGCTTTAAACTGCCTCTTCTGATTGGCGGAGCAACCACATCTAAAGCGCATACAGCCGTTAAGATTGAACAGAACTACTCTGAACCTGTGGTCTACGTAAACAATGCCTCACGTGCTGTTGGTGTGTGTACTTCTCTACTCTCTAACGAACTGAAGCCTGCATTTGTTGAGAAGTTGGATATTGATTACGATCGCGTTCGCGATCAACACAACCGCAAAAAGCCGCGCACTAAGCCAGTCTCGCTAGAGAGAGCGCGTGCCAATAAAGTTGCTATCGATTGGAATGCGTATACTCCCCCTGCACCCGCTAAACCGGGAGTACACATCTTCAAGGACTTTGATGTGGCTACTTTACGTCAGTACATCGACTGGACTCCGTTCTTTATGACGTGGTCTTTGGTTGGTAAGTACCCGGCAATTTTTGATCATGAAGAAGTAGGCGAAGAGGCGAAGCGCTTATTTAAAGACGCCAATGATTTATTAGATCGAGTAGAAAGAGAGAAATTGCTTGAAGCTCGTGGTATGTGCGCTATGTTCCCAGCGAACAGTGTTGGTGATGATATTGAAGTGTATACCGATGAATCTCGTACCGAGGTACTAAAGGTTCTGCACAACCTTCGTCAGCAAACCGAAAAGCCAAAAGGATTTAACTACTGTTTGTCAGATTACATTGCGCCAAAAGACAGCGGTAAAGCGGATTGGATTGGTGGTTTTGCAGTAACGGGTGGTATTGGTGAGCGAGAGCTGGCTGATGAATACAAAGCGAAAGGCGACGACTATAACGCGATTATGATTCAGGCGGTTGCAGACCGATTGGCTGAAGCGTTCGCTGAATACTTGCATAAAGAAGTGAGAAAGGACATTTGGGGCTACTCACCTGATGAGAATTTGTCTAACGACGATTTGATTCGAGAGAAGTACCAAGGTATTCGTCCAGCTCCGGGTTACCCTGCTTGCCCAGAGCATACAGAGAAAGGCACGTTGTGGGAGTTGATGGACGTTGAAAAAGCAATCGACATGTCGCTAACTACGAGTTACGCAATGTGGCCAGGTGCTTCTGTGTCTGGTATGTACTTCTCGCATCCTGATTCACGATACTTTGCGATTGCTCAGATTCAACAGGATCAAGTGGATAGCTATGCTGATCGTAAAGGTTGGGATATGTTGGAAGCTGAGAAGTGGTTAGGTCCAAACATTAACTAG
- the lysC gene encoding lysine-sensitive aspartokinase 3: MSASNVAGSFNVAKFGGTSVANFEAMSRCAAIIENNSNTKLVVSSACSGVTNLLVELANGVQDKTRRQELLTQLTDIHNAILDQLADPISIEKDVHCILDDIASAAEAASFQASTKLTDHLVACGELMSTHILAQIIRERGTPAVRFDIREVMRTNGDFGKAEPQLKDIAALAQEKLIPLCQQQVVVTQGFIGADSEGNTTTLGRGGSDYSAALIAESVQAIGLEIWTDVPGIYTTDPRIAPKASPIPEISFSEASEMANFGAKILHPSTLVPALRHQIPVFVGSSKAPELGGTWIRQQVESSPLFRALALRCNQTMVTLRSANMFHAYGFLAKVFEILAKHKISVDLITTSEISVSLTLDQTDTSGGAPQLPEAARIELEELCSVDIEHDLCLVALIGNNMSESKGYAKQVFGTLEDFNLRMICYGASPHNLCFLLDESVSKLAIQKLHQELFE; this comes from the coding sequence GTGAGTGCATCTAATGTAGCTGGTTCTTTTAATGTCGCTAAGTTTGGCGGAACAAGTGTTGCCAACTTTGAAGCAATGAGCCGTTGTGCTGCCATTATTGAAAACAACTCAAATACGAAACTGGTGGTAAGCAGTGCCTGCTCAGGCGTCACCAACTTGCTTGTTGAGCTCGCCAATGGTGTGCAAGACAAAACTCGTCGTCAGGAATTATTGACGCAATTGACTGACATTCATAACGCGATTCTTGATCAACTAGCTGACCCAATTAGCATTGAAAAAGATGTGCACTGTATTCTCGATGACATTGCGAGCGCTGCAGAAGCGGCATCATTCCAAGCCAGTACCAAACTCACCGATCACCTAGTGGCATGTGGCGAACTGATGTCGACACATATCCTCGCTCAAATCATTCGCGAGCGTGGCACACCCGCTGTCCGTTTTGATATCAGAGAAGTGATGCGCACCAATGGTGACTTCGGCAAAGCAGAACCACAGTTAAAAGATATTGCAGCCTTAGCACAAGAGAAGTTGATTCCACTATGCCAACAACAAGTTGTCGTGACCCAAGGTTTTATCGGTGCTGATAGTGAAGGCAACACCACGACTTTAGGCCGCGGTGGCAGTGATTACTCAGCAGCACTGATTGCCGAGTCGGTACAAGCGATTGGTTTAGAAATCTGGACGGATGTTCCGGGTATCTACACCACTGATCCTCGTATTGCACCTAAAGCTTCTCCTATCCCAGAGATCAGCTTCAGTGAAGCATCGGAAATGGCAAACTTTGGTGCGAAGATATTACACCCATCAACTCTAGTTCCGGCACTACGCCATCAAATCCCGGTATTTGTCGGCTCATCAAAAGCACCAGAGCTCGGTGGCACATGGATTCGTCAACAAGTTGAAAGCTCCCCTCTGTTCAGAGCGCTTGCCCTACGCTGCAACCAAACCATGGTTACGCTACGCAGCGCCAATATGTTCCATGCTTATGGCTTCCTCGCAAAAGTGTTCGAGATCCTTGCTAAGCATAAGATCTCTGTCGATCTTATCACTACCTCAGAGATCAGTGTCTCACTCACTCTCGATCAAACAGATACATCGGGTGGTGCTCCTCAGTTACCAGAAGCCGCTCGAATTGAGCTTGAAGAGCTGTGTTCTGTGGATATTGAACACGACCTATGCCTTGTTGCTCTTATTGGCAACAACATGAGTGAAAGCAAAGGCTATGCAAAGCAAGTATTCGGCACGCTTGAAGACTTCAACCTACGTATGATTTGTTACGGAGCGAGCCCACACAACCTGTGCTTCTTGCTTGATGAATCTGTCTCCAAGTTAGCGATTCAAAAGCTGCATCAAGAGCTGTTTGAATAA
- a CDS encoding pyridoxal-phosphate-dependent aminotransferase family protein, with product MSNLTLTAAIESFYPPHRTLMGPGPSDISPQVLQALSRPTIGHLDPLFIAMMDELKQLLKYAFQTENEFTIAVSAPGSAGMETCFVNLIEPGEKVIVCRNGVFGERMRENVVRCGGEAILVDDEWGKPVSVEKVEKALAENPDAVAVAFVHAETSTGALSDAKAISAVARQFDALSIVDAVTSLGGVPLLVDEWQLDAVYSGSQKCLSCVPGLSPVTFSQRAVEKMKARQTPVQSWFLDQSLVLGYWSGEGKRSYHHTAPVNSLYALHESLVLLKNEGLDNAWSRHHAMHQELKEGVEALGLKFVVDEESRLPQLNALYFPEGIDEAKIRAQLLEEYNLEIGAGLGSLAGKAWRIGLMGYGARKENVALCLKALQDVLK from the coding sequence ATGTCTAATTTAACACTCACTGCTGCTATCGAGAGCTTTTATCCGCCACACCGAACGTTAATGGGGCCGGGGCCTTCAGACATTTCTCCTCAAGTTTTACAGGCTTTGAGCCGTCCAACTATTGGTCACCTCGACCCGTTATTTATCGCGATGATGGATGAACTGAAACAACTTCTTAAATATGCTTTTCAAACTGAAAATGAGTTTACGATTGCCGTTTCAGCTCCGGGCAGCGCAGGTATGGAAACCTGTTTTGTTAACTTGATTGAGCCCGGTGAGAAGGTGATTGTTTGTCGCAATGGCGTTTTTGGTGAACGTATGCGAGAGAATGTTGTGCGCTGTGGTGGTGAAGCGATCCTTGTAGATGATGAGTGGGGCAAGCCCGTTTCCGTTGAAAAGGTAGAAAAAGCATTGGCAGAAAACCCTGATGCTGTTGCTGTCGCTTTTGTGCATGCAGAGACGTCTACTGGCGCGTTATCGGATGCTAAAGCTATTTCCGCAGTAGCTCGTCAGTTTGATGCATTGTCGATTGTGGATGCGGTGACATCATTAGGCGGTGTACCACTGTTGGTCGATGAATGGCAACTCGATGCGGTGTATTCAGGTAGTCAAAAGTGTCTATCTTGCGTTCCTGGCCTGTCTCCGGTGACTTTCTCTCAACGTGCGGTTGAGAAGATGAAGGCGCGTCAAACTCCGGTACAAAGCTGGTTCCTAGATCAAAGCTTAGTACTGGGTTACTGGAGTGGAGAAGGCAAGCGTAGCTACCACCATACGGCACCCGTGAATAGCCTGTATGCTCTGCATGAGTCGTTGGTTTTATTGAAAAATGAAGGCCTGGATAATGCGTGGTCACGTCACCATGCGATGCACCAAGAGCTTAAAGAAGGTGTAGAAGCACTAGGATTAAAGTTTGTGGTTGATGAAGAAAGTCGTCTTCCGCAGCTCAATGCGCTTTATTTCCCTGAAGGAATCGATGAAGCCAAAATCAGAGCACAACTTCTAGAAGAATATAACCTTGAAATTGGCGCGGGACTTGGTTCTTTGGCTGGCAAGGCTTGGCGTATTGGTTTAATGGGTTATGGCGCTCGAAAAGAGAATGTCGCTTTGTGCTTAAAAGCGTTGCAAGACGTTTTAAAATAG
- a CDS encoding PglL family O-oligosaccharyltransferase — translation MATIHTSGTQLENQVTQLPLNKAFLASLAVVFLLAMHFFMPNPGGSGLALSFNPTTWLALSFTLAIGFYQLATNRVLKYSKLTVGLLISCVILTLPTLYSNAFPQAAPGRLLGLWAGFALFVVLQQFKFSNKHKQRMLWFIVLAVVIQALFGYVQYFLLEPGNLFGYNTAANRPYGIFQQPNVMASFLATGFVLSAYLLARQPAKYNHKISESFLLYLTPTLTVPLLIIIASRTGWLAAVIGFVCILPYLYKFSTKKRFYGWCASVLVGIVVAFSVISLSTTDSLASKRANLESPRAYTFPQALDMMIEKPFTGYGYGKFESEYTLYTARQHQLNPNYHPGLPSMDHPHNEFLFWGVEGGIVPIIGILLAAFLVMSRIASSAKGTRLALLALFIPILLHSQLEYPFYHSAIHWITFIILIYWVDQRASRHYQQPFSIISKTLLRVSSLVVPILVSFYMLSALHTNDVLTQFELSKPRNPDILKQVTNPVVWKDRYDWDVYSTYLNIGLYKADPSLIQPYIDWSLEIIKRKPRPAFYSNLILAYQGLGDHSKAEQIRSEASFLFPNRDFSKVQYKKISEAENNISSAK, via the coding sequence ATGGCAACAATACACACTAGCGGTACCCAACTAGAAAATCAGGTAACTCAGCTACCACTCAATAAAGCATTTCTGGCTTCTTTAGCTGTTGTATTCTTGTTAGCCATGCATTTTTTCATGCCGAATCCTGGAGGCTCAGGCCTTGCGTTATCGTTTAACCCAACCACTTGGTTAGCTCTTAGCTTTACGTTAGCAATTGGCTTCTACCAACTCGCGACTAACCGAGTACTCAAATATTCCAAGTTAACCGTTGGTTTGCTGATCAGCTGCGTGATACTTACACTACCCACGCTCTACAGTAACGCCTTTCCTCAAGCCGCACCTGGTCGACTACTGGGATTGTGGGCGGGCTTCGCTTTATTCGTCGTACTTCAGCAATTTAAGTTCAGCAATAAACACAAGCAACGCATGTTGTGGTTCATTGTGCTTGCTGTGGTTATACAAGCACTCTTTGGTTACGTGCAATATTTCTTACTGGAACCCGGCAATCTATTTGGTTACAACACTGCGGCTAATCGACCTTATGGGATATTCCAACAACCGAATGTAATGGCTAGCTTTTTAGCTACTGGTTTTGTGCTTTCAGCGTATCTTTTAGCGAGACAGCCCGCTAAATATAATCACAAAATTAGCGAGTCATTCTTACTTTACCTAACCCCGACCTTAACCGTACCTTTACTGATCATCATCGCATCACGTACCGGATGGTTGGCTGCCGTCATTGGGTTTGTCTGCATTCTGCCTTATCTATACAAATTCTCGACTAAGAAACGCTTCTACGGATGGTGCGCATCGGTGCTAGTTGGTATCGTGGTCGCTTTTTCGGTAATCAGCCTCAGTACAACGGATAGCCTCGCAAGTAAAAGGGCTAACTTAGAAAGCCCACGAGCTTATACCTTCCCACAAGCACTCGATATGATGATCGAAAAGCCATTTACAGGGTATGGCTACGGGAAGTTCGAATCCGAGTACACGCTATACACAGCTCGCCAGCATCAACTCAACCCGAATTATCATCCCGGCCTTCCTTCAATGGATCACCCACACAATGAGTTCTTGTTTTGGGGGGTTGAGGGCGGAATAGTACCAATCATCGGGATCTTGCTTGCTGCGTTCTTAGTCATGTCACGTATAGCAAGCTCAGCGAAGGGAACACGTCTAGCACTGCTCGCACTATTTATACCGATACTCTTACATTCTCAGCTCGAGTACCCTTTTTACCACTCAGCGATTCACTGGATAACCTTTATCATTTTGATTTACTGGGTCGATCAACGAGCTTCTCGTCACTACCAACAGCCGTTTAGTATCATCAGTAAAACCCTACTTAGAGTATCGAGCTTGGTGGTCCCTATCTTGGTCAGTTTTTATATGTTGAGTGCCTTACACACCAATGATGTCCTGACTCAATTTGAACTTTCTAAACCCAGAAACCCGGATATTCTTAAGCAGGTAACGAACCCTGTAGTCTGGAAAGATCGCTATGATTGGGACGTATACAGCACCTATCTAAATATCGGCCTCTACAAAGCTGATCCTAGCTTGATTCAACCTTATATAGATTGGTCGTTAGAGATCATAAAACGTAAGCCAAGGCCTGCTTTCTACAGTAACCTGATTCTTGCGTATCAAGGATTAGGCGATCACAGTAAAGCAGAACAAATTCGTAGTGAAGCGAGCTTCTTGTTCCCAAATAGAGACTTTTCCAAGGTTCAATATAAGAAAATATCGGAAGCTGAAAATAATATTTCTTCTGCTAAATGA